The following coding sequences are from one Anabas testudineus chromosome 16, fAnaTes1.2, whole genome shotgun sequence window:
- the LOC113169922 gene encoding G protein-activated inward rectifier potassium channel 3-like isoform X1, translating to MHPGARRDPKATGSPGSGETRNVGAMEPSGVIQDRSRGRRTSMPCQPKSIMVVQSTPSREKLQCETYTKTTDMNSALPLLDVMPGTFPELATAKRRHKSTTDLPYLGTAGLRPASSLGLTDAEQASYRVLSRCSPRGADAASRCPRHSLSVPDVGTASALRATNASPLHSTPHSPSHSNTSSPAREAERLAKARSKLLESDFNQTPTLPPETREQLRYVSKDGKCRVNLCHISERGRFLSDIFTSFVDLQYRWFLFVFMMCYITTWFLFAGLYFLNASVRGDLEEEHPLGPAANRGPCYSGVNGFISALLFSVETQRTIGYGARTVSPACHEGVLLVMMQCIVGSMIDALMVGCMFVKISRPKKRAETLLFSRTCVIANRDDQLCLMFRLGDLRESHMVDAKVRAKLIKSRQTAEGEFLPLEQTEINLGYETGSDRLFLVEPQVIQHSIDCNSPLWQLGPEQLRQQQFEIIVILEGIVEATGMMCQAKTSYIETEIEWGARFEPCMTLDKGSFRVDLRRFHATYQVPLPNCSARQTRQLMALVDCEVQDAKACRDRCTCAEGIAEEDKGKQPSHGGFTIDNIQEERASEGSESERTVEKNSPQQD from the exons ATGCATCCAGGTGCACGAAGAGACCCTAAAGCCACAGGCTCTCCTGGATCTGGAGAAACAAGGAACGTTGGAGCAATGGAGCCTTCGGGTGTGATCCAGGACAGGTCAAGAGGACGGAGAACATCCATGCCCTGTCAGCCAAAATCTATCATGGTTGTTCAATCCACACCTTCAAGGGAGAAACTTCAGTGTGAGACTTACACAAAAACA ACAGACATGAACTCGGCCCTTCCTCTCCTGGACGTCATGCCAGGGACATTCCCTGAACTCGCTACAGCCAAGCGGCGCCACAAGAGCACAACAGATCTTCCTTATCTTGGAACCGCTGGCTTGCGTCCAGCTTCATCCCTCGGTCTCACGGATGCGGAGCAAGCGTCTTATCGTGTTTTGAGTCGCTGCTCACCGAGGGGCGCCGACGCCGCCTCACGTTGCCCCCGCCACTCTCTCAGCGTGCCAGACGTGGGCACCGCCAGCGCCCTGCGCGCCACCAACGCCAGTCCTCTCCACAGCACCCCGCACTCACCctcacacagcaacacatccaGCCCAGCCAGGGAGGCGGAGAGGCTGGCTAAGGCCCGCAGTAAACTCCTGGAGAGTGACTTTAACCAAACCCCAACCCTGCCTCCAGAAACCAGAGAGCAACTGCGCTATGTCTCCAAGGATGGAAAGTGTCGCGTCAACCTGTGTCACATATCTGAGAGAGGGCGCTTCCTGTCTGACATCTTTACCTCCTTTGTGGACCTCCAGTACCGCtggtttctctttgttttcatgatgtGCTACATCACCACCTGGTTCTTGTTTGCAGGCCTCTACTTCTTGAATGCGTCTGTTCGAGGTGATTTAGAGGAAGAGCATCCTCTGGGCCCCGCTGCAAACCGAGGGCCCTGCTACTCAGGTGTGAACGGCTTCATCTCAGCTCTGCTGTTCTCGGTGGAGACGCAGCGCACCATCGGTTACGGGGCGCGCACTGTGTCTCCAGCCTGCCATGAAGGTGTGCTGCTGGTCATGATGCAGTGCATCGTCGGGTCCATGATAGATGCCCTCATGGTGGGCTGCATGTTTGTCAAAATATCGCGGCCTAAGAAGCGAGCGGAGACGCTTCTTTTCAGCCGCACCTGCGTCATTGCCAACCGCGACGACCAGCTGTGCTTGATGTTCCGCCTGGGGGACTTGAGAGAGAGCCACATGGTGGACGCCAAGGTCCGTGCCAAGTTAATCAAGTCGCGCCAAACTGCCGAGGGGGAGTTCTTGCCCCTTGAGCAGACAGAAATTAACCTTGGGTATGAAACCGGGTCAGACCGACTCTTCCTGGTGGAGCCCCAAGTGATTCAGCACAGCATTGACTGTAATAGTCCACTGTGGCAGCTGGGCCCAGAGCAGCTGAGACAACAGCAGTTTGAGATCATCGTTATTTTGGAAGGAATAGTTGAGGCCACAG GCATGATGTGCCAAGCCAAGACTTCATATATTGAAACCGAGATTGAGTGGGGCGCTCGCTTTGAACCTTGCATGACTCTGGACAAGGGCTCGTTCAGAGTAGACCTGCGTCGGTTCCACGCCACCTACCAGGTGCCCCTTCCTAACTGCAGTGCCAGACAGACGCGCCAGTTAATGGCTCTGGTGGATTGTGAAGTTCAAGACGCCAAAGCCTGCAGAGATCGCTGCACTTGTGCAGAGGGAATAGCAGAGGAGGACAAAGGCAAGCAGCCGTCTCATGGAGGATTCACTATCGATAACATTCAGGAGGAGAGAGCATCTGAAGGCAGTGAAAGTGAAAGGACTGTAGAAAAAAACTCGCCACAACAAGACTGA
- the LOC113169922 gene encoding G protein-activated inward rectifier potassium channel 3-like isoform X2: MNSALPLLDVMPGTFPELATAKRRHKSTTDLPYLGTAGLRPASSLGLTDAEQASYRVLSRCSPRGADAASRCPRHSLSVPDVGTASALRATNASPLHSTPHSPSHSNTSSPAREAERLAKARSKLLESDFNQTPTLPPETREQLRYVSKDGKCRVNLCHISERGRFLSDIFTSFVDLQYRWFLFVFMMCYITTWFLFAGLYFLNASVRGDLEEEHPLGPAANRGPCYSGVNGFISALLFSVETQRTIGYGARTVSPACHEGVLLVMMQCIVGSMIDALMVGCMFVKISRPKKRAETLLFSRTCVIANRDDQLCLMFRLGDLRESHMVDAKVRAKLIKSRQTAEGEFLPLEQTEINLGYETGSDRLFLVEPQVIQHSIDCNSPLWQLGPEQLRQQQFEIIVILEGIVEATGMMCQAKTSYIETEIEWGARFEPCMTLDKGSFRVDLRRFHATYQVPLPNCSARQTRQLMALVDCEVQDAKACRDRCTCAEGIAEEDKGKQPSHGGFTIDNIQEERASEGSESERTVEKNSPQQD; encoded by the exons ATGAACTCGGCCCTTCCTCTCCTGGACGTCATGCCAGGGACATTCCCTGAACTCGCTACAGCCAAGCGGCGCCACAAGAGCACAACAGATCTTCCTTATCTTGGAACCGCTGGCTTGCGTCCAGCTTCATCCCTCGGTCTCACGGATGCGGAGCAAGCGTCTTATCGTGTTTTGAGTCGCTGCTCACCGAGGGGCGCCGACGCCGCCTCACGTTGCCCCCGCCACTCTCTCAGCGTGCCAGACGTGGGCACCGCCAGCGCCCTGCGCGCCACCAACGCCAGTCCTCTCCACAGCACCCCGCACTCACCctcacacagcaacacatccaGCCCAGCCAGGGAGGCGGAGAGGCTGGCTAAGGCCCGCAGTAAACTCCTGGAGAGTGACTTTAACCAAACCCCAACCCTGCCTCCAGAAACCAGAGAGCAACTGCGCTATGTCTCCAAGGATGGAAAGTGTCGCGTCAACCTGTGTCACATATCTGAGAGAGGGCGCTTCCTGTCTGACATCTTTACCTCCTTTGTGGACCTCCAGTACCGCtggtttctctttgttttcatgatgtGCTACATCACCACCTGGTTCTTGTTTGCAGGCCTCTACTTCTTGAATGCGTCTGTTCGAGGTGATTTAGAGGAAGAGCATCCTCTGGGCCCCGCTGCAAACCGAGGGCCCTGCTACTCAGGTGTGAACGGCTTCATCTCAGCTCTGCTGTTCTCGGTGGAGACGCAGCGCACCATCGGTTACGGGGCGCGCACTGTGTCTCCAGCCTGCCATGAAGGTGTGCTGCTGGTCATGATGCAGTGCATCGTCGGGTCCATGATAGATGCCCTCATGGTGGGCTGCATGTTTGTCAAAATATCGCGGCCTAAGAAGCGAGCGGAGACGCTTCTTTTCAGCCGCACCTGCGTCATTGCCAACCGCGACGACCAGCTGTGCTTGATGTTCCGCCTGGGGGACTTGAGAGAGAGCCACATGGTGGACGCCAAGGTCCGTGCCAAGTTAATCAAGTCGCGCCAAACTGCCGAGGGGGAGTTCTTGCCCCTTGAGCAGACAGAAATTAACCTTGGGTATGAAACCGGGTCAGACCGACTCTTCCTGGTGGAGCCCCAAGTGATTCAGCACAGCATTGACTGTAATAGTCCACTGTGGCAGCTGGGCCCAGAGCAGCTGAGACAACAGCAGTTTGAGATCATCGTTATTTTGGAAGGAATAGTTGAGGCCACAG GCATGATGTGCCAAGCCAAGACTTCATATATTGAAACCGAGATTGAGTGGGGCGCTCGCTTTGAACCTTGCATGACTCTGGACAAGGGCTCGTTCAGAGTAGACCTGCGTCGGTTCCACGCCACCTACCAGGTGCCCCTTCCTAACTGCAGTGCCAGACAGACGCGCCAGTTAATGGCTCTGGTGGATTGTGAAGTTCAAGACGCCAAAGCCTGCAGAGATCGCTGCACTTGTGCAGAGGGAATAGCAGAGGAGGACAAAGGCAAGCAGCCGTCTCATGGAGGATTCACTATCGATAACATTCAGGAGGAGAGAGCATCTGAAGGCAGTGAAAGTGAAAGGACTGTAGAAAAAAACTCGCCACAACAAGACTGA